AAAACATTATGGGTCTATGGCTTCTACAGGAATGCAAACGAGAATGGGATGAGCAAGGTCAAGAAACTAGTTTCCCTGAGTTAGTAAAGATGGCTGAGCAGGCTGCTCCTTTCCGCAGTCTCATTCATCCGGATGATCCACGGTTTTTCTCCCCTGGAGGAATGGTAGGGAAAATCCACGCTTTCTGCGAAGAAACGAATCAGCCACTCCCGCAAACAAAGGGAGAAATCATTCGTTGTATACTGGAGAGCCTGGCTTTACGTTATCGTCAAGCGTTAGAGCAAGCGGAGCGGCTAACAGCTACTCAATTTCCCGGCCTGCATATGGTTGGAGGCGGCATACAAAATCAGCTGCTTTGCCAATTTACCGCGAATGCGTTAGGTAAGCCGGTGTGGGCGGGTCCGATTGAAGCTAGCGCCATCGGCAATATGCTCATGCAGCTCGTCGCACTAGGGGAATGCAAGGATTTGCGGGAAGCTCGGCAGCTCGTTGCAGCTTCTTTTCCAATTGATGTTTACGAGCCTGACAGCGATGCAAGCTGGACAAATGCTTATGAGGCCTTCATTGGTTTCGGTATAGTTTGATATAGCTGTGGAGGGGATTGCGTATGTTAATCGGGATATCGAGCTTAATATCGCCTGAATTGCTTAAAGTATTAATGGAGATGGGGCATAGCGATGAAATCGTCATCGCAGACGGCAACTTTCCAGGAGCCAGCCATGCTCAAAGATTAATACGGGCAGACGGACACGGCATAACGGAATTGCTCGATGCCATACTTCGCTTGTTTCCGTTGGATCCCTATGTAGATAAGCCTGTATCACTCATGCAGATTGTGCCTGGTGACACGGTTGAGACACCTATTTGGAGCACTTATGCAGAGATTATTGAAGCTCGTACGGGATTAACAGCACCTTTCGAGGAAGTAGAACGGTTTGCTTTTTACGAAAGAGCCAAGCGAGCTTATGCTGTAATAGCGACGGGTGAAGGGGCGCTGTATGCGAACCTGATCTTGAAAAAGGGCGTTATTAAGGAGTAACTATTATATTATTAGCTTGCAGTATCGGGGGCTGTCCCAGAAGGTCTGAAAAGACTGAAGGGGCAGCCCCTATATTTATATAAAAGTCATTACGTGGGTGACAAAATGTTGCTCTCGAATAGGGGACATGCTAAGATTTCTGAAAAGCTACAGGGAAAGCGAAAAAAAAGTGACTAAGAACGGGAGTTAATCATGAAGTTAGATCGTTTGCTAGCCATCGTTATTATGCTAGTTAATCGTCGAATGATTCAAGCGAAGGAGCTTGCAGATCATTTCGAGGTTTCAGTTCGTACTATATACAGGGATATTGACGTCATAAACCAAGCAGGAATTCCGGTAATTTCTTATCAAGGAGCGGGCGGCGGAATAGGTTTGTCGGATGGCTATCGACTTGATCGCAACGTGCTAACGAACAATGAGCTCGTAGCAATTGTTACAGCATTGCAAAGCGTTTCAACCACCCACGGAAGCTCTAGCAATAAGCAGCTTTTGGAGAAAATGCAAAGCATCGTTCCTGCAGCGGAGTCTGAACAATTTCAGTTCCAAACCCAGCAATTTATCGTCGATATGTCCCCTTGGGGCCGACAAGGTCCGATGGAGGAAAAGCTCGCCCAGCTCAAAACAGCGGTGGAGAAGGGCTTTGAGATTACATTTACTTATTGTAATGCACAAGGTGAGGTTACTAAACGTAGCGTTGAACCTCACACTCTCGTATTAAAGAAGCAATCATGGTACTTATACGCCTTCTGCCTCGAGCGTCAGCAATTTCGGTTGTTCAAGCTATTTCGTATGAAGGATATCGAGGATCAGAAGCGTAGCTTTGTGAGGAAAAATGTATCTGTGGAGCAAATTCCATGGAATGAGGAGTGGTCTTCGCCAGAGAAGACGACTACATTGCGGCTGCGATTCCATCAGAGAGCCAAGCACATTGCGGAGGAATGGTTCGGTATAGAGGCATTGAACATTGAAGCGAGTGGAGAGAATTCTGAAAAGGAAGCTCGTTACATCGTCTCGGTTCATTATCCAGAGGATCGTTGGCTGTACGGCTTTATTCTGAGCTTTGGACAGGATGTAGAGGTGCTGGAGCCGGAGCATATTCGCGGTAAAATAAAAGAAATCGCAGCGAGCATTCAGCAAATGTACAAGTAATGCTTCTAAACCTGACAATCTGTTGTCAAGTTACTTCTAGTATAGTTAGTCTCGTAACCAACTAATAAGGAGTGAATGGAATGCAACAAGTCGAGCTACATTGCCAAAGCTGCGGAATGCCACTACCAAGTCAAGATGTGTACGGAACGGATCAACAGGGAAATGTGATTACACAATATTGTAAATATTGCTACGAGAACGGACAATTTACTCAACCGGATTTTACCGTGGATGATATGGTGAGCTTCTGTGTTCCTTTTTTAGTGGAAGAGGGAATGGATGAGCAAGTTGCAAGAGGGATGCTTGCTAGCTCCCTTCCAAGCTTGGAGCGTTGGAGATCCGGAGAGGAACAGCAGTCGGAGCTGAGCTTTGAAATGACTAATTTGGATGAAATTAAGCTAGTTGGAGTCGCTGCTAGAACAACTAACAAGGATGAAATGGGTGAACAAGCTAAGATTGGAGCCTTGTGGGGTAAGTTCTGGGGCGAGGGTATACAGCAATCGATTCCACATATCCCTCAAACAGGAGCTCAGCCGGTTTACGGATGTTATATCGATTATGAGAATGGCGCGGCAGGTGAGTATACCATTCTTATAGGCTCTAAGGTGAATGAAATAGATGCCATTCCAGAAGGGTTAACGGCTAAGGTCATTCCGGCGTCTCGGTATGCTGTCTTTACAACGAAGAAGGGCCAGTTACCTGGAGTGGTAGTGGATGCCTGGCAAGACATCTGGAGATTGTCTGCCGAATCAAAGCTGCAAAGAACGTTTACAGGTGATTTTGAGTTATATGGTGAATCCTGCGCAGATCCTGCTAATGCTCAGGTTGACATTTATATTGCAATCGAATAGTAAAATAGAGAAAGAAAACCGATAAGCATAAAAGCTGCGATCGGTTTTCTTTTTTGAATAAGGTAGGTAGGATTTTCCATCTGAGTGTCGAAATAACATGGATGAACCCATCATTGAGGAGGTATTTTTAGATGGAAATCCAGCCCATTTACAAAGACAATAATTTCACTATAACGAGGGAGCTGTTCATTAACGGTAACACTCGATATGCTATCCAGCATTTATGCTCGATCAAACTTGTCAAATCAAAGAGGCAAATTCCATATACGTTACTTGTTCTGGAGCTGCTCTTGATAGTAACTGGCTTCGCTTGGAATTTCCAATTGCATTCCATAGTATCGCTAATCGGTTTCCTTGGTCTCATTACTTCGGTGTCTCTTTATATATTCATAAAGCCTGTGCATAAGCTTTGGCTCGTTTTCTCCTCGGGAGAGAAGGAGATGATAGGCGTTACAGAGTATGCTTACTTAGAAGGACTGGCTAATGCTTTTAGCCGCTCTATGGTGGAAACAAAACAGCGTAATATGATGATTAGCTAAAATAACGGGAAAAGAAGTGTTGGACTAGCGACTTAATTGCTCGCGCACTTCAGAAATAATCTCATAAGATCTTAGGCGTGCGCTATGATCAAAGATCTGAGAAGCCATAATTAGCTCATCCGCACCGGTTTCATTAATAATAGCTTGAAGCTTTGTTTTAACTTGTTCGGGATTGCCTACTACAGAATAGCTGAACTGCTTGAGAAGTGCAGCTTCCTCATGTGGAGACCAAAGCCCGTCCATGCTCTCTACTGGGGGAGGCAATTGACCGAATCTCCCGCGAATCATATTAAGAAAGGCTTGCTGCTGAGAGGT
This portion of the Cohnella abietis genome encodes:
- a CDS encoding RbsD/FucU family protein, whose product is MLIGISSLISPELLKVLMEMGHSDEIVIADGNFPGASHAQRLIRADGHGITELLDAILRLFPLDPYVDKPVSLMQIVPGDTVETPIWSTYAEIIEARTGLTAPFEEVERFAFYERAKRAYAVIATGEGALYANLILKKGVIKE
- a CDS encoding helix-turn-helix transcriptional regulator — encoded protein: MKLDRLLAIVIMLVNRRMIQAKELADHFEVSVRTIYRDIDVINQAGIPVISYQGAGGGIGLSDGYRLDRNVLTNNELVAIVTALQSVSTTHGSSSNKQLLEKMQSIVPAAESEQFQFQTQQFIVDMSPWGRQGPMEEKLAQLKTAVEKGFEITFTYCNAQGEVTKRSVEPHTLVLKKQSWYLYAFCLERQQFRLFKLFRMKDIEDQKRSFVRKNVSVEQIPWNEEWSSPEKTTTLRLRFHQRAKHIAEEWFGIEALNIEASGENSEKEARYIVSVHYPEDRWLYGFILSFGQDVEVLEPEHIRGKIKEIAASIQQMYK
- a CDS encoding effector binding domain-containing protein, translated to MQQVELHCQSCGMPLPSQDVYGTDQQGNVITQYCKYCYENGQFTQPDFTVDDMVSFCVPFLVEEGMDEQVARGMLASSLPSLERWRSGEEQQSELSFEMTNLDEIKLVGVAARTTNKDEMGEQAKIGALWGKFWGEGIQQSIPHIPQTGAQPVYGCYIDYENGAAGEYTILIGSKVNEIDAIPEGLTAKVIPASRYAVFTTKKGQLPGVVVDAWQDIWRLSAESKLQRTFTGDFELYGESCADPANAQVDIYIAIE
- a CDS encoding DUF6232 family protein → MEIQPIYKDNNFTITRELFINGNTRYAIQHLCSIKLVKSKRQIPYTLLVLELLLIVTGFAWNFQLHSIVSLIGFLGLITSVSLYIFIKPVHKLWLVFSSGEKEMIGVTEYAYLEGLANAFSRSMVETKQRNMMIS